The genomic interval TATGGAAAATGGCGTCCTAGCTGGTTACCCAATGATTGACATCAAGGCAAGATTGTTTGATGGTAGCTACCATGACGTCGACTCGAATGAAATGGCATTTAAGATTGCGGGATCCATGGCACTTAAGGAAGCTAAGAGTAAGTGTAAGCCAGTTTTACTTGAGCCAATGATGAAGGTAGAAGTGGTTATCCCTGAGGAATATATGGGAGACATTATGGGTGATGTAACATCCCGCCGCGGACGTGTGGAAGGAATGGAGCCACGCGGACCTGCGCAGCTTGTTAGAGGGTTTGTACCGCTCGCTGAAATGTTCGGGTATGCAACATCTCTACGTTCCAACACACAAGGTCGAGGAACATTTACCATGCACTTTGACCATTACGAGGAAGTACCGAAGAGCATTTCCGAAGAGATTATTAAGAAAAACATGGGAGAATAATTGATTTTTCCTGTCAACTGACGTATAACATTTATAGAAGGCTAAGGGCGAGCGTGATCGCTTCCCCTTGCTTGATATAAATTATAATAATTATTTTTATTTATTAAAGGAGGAACTATACATGTCTAAAGAAAAATTTGACCGCTCAAAAAGTCACGTTAATATTGGAACGATTGGCCACGTTGACCATGGTAAAACAACACTGACTGCAGCCATTACAACAACAATGCATCAAAAATCAGGTAAAGGCGCAGCAATGGCATTTGACCAAATTGACCATGCTCCAGAAGAAAAAGAACGTGGAATTACAATCGCTACATCCCACGTTGAATATGAAACAGAAGGTCGTCACTATGCTCACGTTGACTGCCCGGGCCACGCTGACTATGTTAAAAATATGATCACTGGTGCTGCGCAAATGGACGGAGCTATCCTGGTAGTATCTGCTGCTGATGGTCCAATGCCACAAACGCGTGAACATATTCTGCTTTCACGTAACGTTGGTGTTCCGGCGATTGTTGTATTCCTTAACAAAGTTGATATGGTTGACGACGAGGAACTTCTTGAACTTGTTGAAATGGAAGTACGTGACCTGTTAACAGAATATGACTTCCCTGGAGACGATATTCCAGTAGTTAAAGGTTCAGCTTTGAAAGCTCTTGAAGGTGATGAAGAGCATCAGGAAAAAATCATGGAACTGATGTCAGCGATTGATGAGTACATCCCAACACCAGAGCGTGACCATGATAAGGCGTTTATGATGCCAGTTGAGGACGTATTCTCCATCACTGGACGCGGTACTGTTGCTACTGGTCGTGTTGAACGCGGTACAGTTAAA from Lentibacillus cibarius carries:
- the tuf gene encoding elongation factor Tu, with product MSKEKFDRSKSHVNIGTIGHVDHGKTTLTAAITTTMHQKSGKGAAMAFDQIDHAPEEKERGITIATSHVEYETEGRHYAHVDCPGHADYVKNMITGAAQMDGAILVVSAADGPMPQTREHILLSRNVGVPAIVVFLNKVDMVDDEELLELVEMEVRDLLTEYDFPGDDIPVVKGSALKALEGDEEHQEKIMELMSAIDEYIPTPERDHDKAFMMPVEDVFSITGRGTVATGRVERGTVKVGDDVEIVGLAEESRKTTVTGVEMFRKLLDYAEAGDNIGALLRGVSREDINRGQVLAKPGSITPHTKFKAEVYVLSKDEGGRHTPFFANYRPQFYFRTTDVTGVIQLPEGVEMVMPGDNVEMQVELISPIAIEDGTRFSIREGGRTVGSGVVTTIQE